A genome region from Tenrec ecaudatus isolate mTenEca1 chromosome 13, mTenEca1.hap1, whole genome shotgun sequence includes the following:
- the LOC142424714 gene encoding small ribosomal subunit protein uS17-like: MVLPRVANKETRALPRPSFFQAAGKTADIQTEGAYQKQPSPRYYKSIGLGFKMPKEAIEGIYIDKKCPFTDNISILGRILSGVVTQRKMQRTIVIRQDDLNYIGEYIRFEKHHKNMSVFRDVQICDIVNCGRVPAPEQDCVLQRAQGRQGCRHQEAVPEVPPAS; encoded by the exons ATGGTACT ACCTCGCGTTGCCAATAAGGAAACTCGGGCGCTTCCGCGGCCCTCTTTTTTCCAGGCGGCCGGGAAGACGGCAGACATTCAGACTGAGGGTGCCTACCAAAAGCAGCCGAGTCCTCGTTACTACAAGAGCATTGGCCTGGGCTTCAAGATGCCCAAGGAGGCCATTGAGGGAATCTACATTGACAAGAAATGTCCCTTCACGGACAACATATCTATCCTAGGGCGGATTCTGTCTGGCGTGGTGACCCAGAGGAAGATGCAAAGGACCATTGTCATCCGCCAAGACGACCTGAACTACATCGGCGAATACATCCGCTTTGAGAAGCACCACAAGAACATGTCTGTGTTCAGGGACGTCCAGATCTGCGACATCGTCAACTGTGGGCGAGTGCCGGCCCCTGAGCAAGACTGTGTGCTTCAACGTGCTCAAGGTCGCCAAGGCTGCAGGCACCAAGAAGCAGTTCCAGAAGTTCCGCCAGCCTCCTAG
- the SUMO1 gene encoding small ubiquitin-related modifier 1 isoform X5: MMTAPFISLTVPGISLRFELRRQNLQLKTWGIRKKANTSNSKSLDSSEIHFKVKMTTHLKKLKESYCQRQVRELLIITLQKNWEWRKKM, encoded by the exons ATGATGACTGCCCCCTTCATCTCGTTGACAGTGCCAGGCATTTCCTTGAGATTTGAACTCAG gaGGCAAAACCTTCAACTGAAGACTTGGGGGATAAGAAAGAAGGCGAATACATCAAACTCAAAGTCATTGGACAG CAGTGAGATCCACTTCAAGGTGAAAATGACAACACATCTCAAGAAACTCAAAGAATCATACTGTCAAAGACAG GTCAGAGAATTGCTGATAATCACACTCCAAAAGAA